A window of Vigna unguiculata cultivar IT97K-499-35 chromosome 4, ASM411807v1, whole genome shotgun sequence contains these coding sequences:
- the LOC114180864 gene encoding uncharacterized protein LOC114180864, whose product MGETEAGVVWKQCDRERRHSCANQWWATGEKSSTTKDYKMDDNRDGHVYLSEENKTKFVGAINNRLSVQQKNYIQGTPFWWFPMVTDSVKISRKLLSLLCYNWVERRGGFRIGGQVVEFNLLDVCLGLGLRVLGERIDLNETISDSDTLNLFGGQTVTVELIYHYLLKYDYDVGGVEVFCRIYILLGISEFLLPNKKGIVFPIIFKLVDDIGNIGKYNWGTLVYEYLVSSLCIASLGLKNESTAKHFDVVGCVYLLQLWSFDHLLVCNTKLTCRMNKFPRLLHWMNVKVGDKVIMRSFDNKMCVVDVSVSDEELRHDVVKEAFKQFGNAYRNEEKKEKEEVLRLLEYEEGEIASMEHSISELEEMVAKCEGEVGNEDSPNDGCADDVFDDDGDEDDEMFDDPPVKPHVDEEVVVNDDGGQHSNMYDRMKAQPRRRFKSVATRTPFSVYGNKKNAKRK is encoded by the exons ATGGGGGAGACTGAGGCCGGGGTGGTTTGGAA GCAGTGCGACAGGGAGAGGAGGCATAGTTGTGCAAATCAGTGGTGGGCTACCGGAGAGAAGTCGTCGACGACAAAG GATTACAAGATGGACGATAATCGTGATGGACATGTTTATTTGTCGGAGGAGAACAAG ACGAAGTTTGTAGGTGCTATAAACAATAGACTAAGTGTGCAACAGAAGAACTATATTCAAGGCACTCCATTTTGGTGGTTTCCCATGGTAACCGATTCGGTGAAGATTAGTAGGAAACTTTTGAGTCTGTTATGTTACAACTGGGTTGAGAGAAGGGGAGGTTTTCGTATTGGTGGGCAAGTCGTAGAATTTAATCTATTAGATGTTTGTTTGGGGTTAGGTTTGAGGGTTTTGGGTGAAAGAATTGATTTAAATGAGACCATTTCTGATAGTGACACTTTGAATCTTTTTGGTGGTCAAACAGTTACTGTGGAGTTGATATACCactatcttttgaaatacgatTATGATGTTGGTGGTGTAGAAGTCTTTTGCAGGATTTACATTTTGTTAGGGATATCAGAGTTCTTGTTGCCCAATAAAAAGGGTATTGTTTTCCCCATAATTTTTAAGCTAGTTGATGATATTGGCAACATCGGCAAATATAATTGGGGAACATTAGTGTATGAGTATTTGGTTAGTAGCTTGTGCATTGCTTCATTGGGATTGAAGAACGAGTCAACCGCAAAGCATTTTGATGTTGTGGGCTGTGTTTATTTGCTTCAG TTATGGTCATTTGATCATTTACTTGTGTGTAACACAAAGTTGACATGTCGGATGAACAAGTTTCCTCGACTTTTGCATTGGATGAATGTCAAAGTTGGTGACAAAGTGATAATGAGATCATTTGACAATAAAATG TGTGTTGTTGATGTGTCGGTGTCAGATGAAGAACTTCGTCACGATGTTGTTAAAGAAGCATTTAAACAATTTGGCAATGCGTacagaaatgaagaaaaaaaggagaaggaagaggTTCTTCGTCTCCTGGAGTATGAAGAAGGTGAGATAGCTAGTATGGAACATTCAATTTCTGAATTAGAAGAAATGGTTGCAAAATGTGAGGGTGAGGTTGGAAATGAAGACTCCCCAAATGATGGTTGTGCTGATGATGTGTTTGATGATGACGGTGATGAAGACGACGAAATGTTTGATGACCCTCCTGTTAAGCCGCATGTGGATGAAGAAGTTGTTGTAAACGATGACGGTGGTCAACATAGCAACATGTATGACCGTATGAAGGCCCAACCACGAAGGCGGTTCAAGAGTGTTGCGACAAGAACACCTTTTTCTGTTTACGGGAATAAGAAAAATGCGAAACGAAAATGA